A section of the Alphaproteobacteria bacterium genome encodes:
- a CDS encoding phasin family protein, translated as MDQSKNIFDNEFTRMFSAYKTPGVDYEAALAVMKKNLDTMQKANGLAVKAFQDAAKVQTEFMRNSFNSLTSAFQDLSQEQSVEGQISKQKAIAKENFEKSIDNFNEISNIVSKANADSFKVVTSRINENIDELSDLAAKENQAA; from the coding sequence AGAACATATTCGACAACGAGTTCACGCGGATGTTCAGCGCCTACAAGACGCCGGGCGTTGACTACGAAGCCGCTCTGGCCGTGATGAAGAAGAACCTCGACACGATGCAGAAAGCCAACGGCCTCGCCGTGAAGGCATTTCAGGACGCCGCCAAGGTTCAGACCGAATTCATGCGCAACAGCTTCAACTCCCTGACCTCGGCCTTCCAGGACCTCAGCCAGGAGCAATCCGTCGAAGGCCAGATCAGCAAGCAGAAGGCCATCGCCAAGGAAAACTTCGAGAAATCGATCGATAATTTCAACGAGATTTCCAACATCGTCAGCAAGGCGAATGCCGACTCGTTCAAGGTCGTGACGAGCCGTATCAACGAAAACATCGACGAACTCTCCGACCTGGCCGCCAAGGAAAACCAGGCGGCCTAA